Sequence from the Sulfuracidifex tepidarius genome:
GCATCTATGTTTCCCTGAAACTCGGCAAACCCTGAGTCGTCATAGGAAGATTGAGATTGAATTTGGAAATTTCCATCGAAAGTACCTTTACCATACACGTGATAGTTGAAGCCCAGTACACAGTCAGATATCGTTATCTTTCCTTCCATTAGACCATTTAAATTCGCGGTAAAGTAGTTATCAAAGAGCCCATAACATACTTCGTACCCATCCTGAAATACAACCTCTCCAGAACCAGTTATGGTAGCAGTGGATGTAAGGTTGAGAGACTTAATTTTTTGGCTAATGGTAAGTTTGGTTCCATTGCTGAAGACGACTTGTCCCTTGAAATCATGGAAGGACGCCTCTGCCCCGCTTACTACTAGATTTGAGACAGTACCGTCAATTGTTACATTCCCCGGAGACCCGCCTGAAGGAACCAAGGTGATCGAGCCTTGATAAGACGCATCGCCAGAGAGGACGTTGCAATCAGGAAGAGCCCAGTAGCCCGAGAGATCTCCCTCAAAGTTAAACGGATTAGGTGGAGCGAAAATGTTAGAAGAAAGTTCTGCGCATAGAGGACCTTCATAATAGCCGTCGAAATTGAACTCCCCGCTTTTACCGCCTATAACTACACCGCTTAACGTCAGGGCATTTCCGTACTTTTCTACCAGCTTTGACAGAGGTTGAGAATTCTGGCTAGGATTGAAGAAACAGTAAGGTAAACCTACTGCCTGAGGGTTGCTCACCACATCTACGCTGTTAGGGTCTAGATATACTATACCCCCTGTCTTCTTAGTTAGAACTTGAGAAATGTAGTTATATGGAGTCACAGGTATCATGTTCCCGTAATTGCTCACTATAGCTATCTTCTGTAGGGCGGGTAACTGTACCTCTACTGCAGGGTGTCCGGCAAAGGACGCGTTAACAGTACTTGGAGAGACCTCGAGGTTCAGTCCCTTCTTTATCACGTTCCATGAATTTCCCTCAAATCCCAGTATGTCCTTTATCTTTAGGATCACGTTAGGGGTGACGTTCTGGAGGAGTAGTATGTAAAGCGTTCCGCTACCTAGATAGACCAATCCATAGTAGATGGGTTGGTTCGATGCTTCCAGGTCTACAGTGGAAAGTTGCTGGCTACTCTGTATCACCACAATCTCGTTGTTCTGTGCTGAAGCTAGGGAAGACACCACTTGAGCGTTCTGCGACGCCATACTCTGCGCTGAAGGTACAGAGAAGAGCAGGAAGCTGAAAGGAATGAGCACGGCCATCATTATGATCAGCACTATTATCATGCCTATGACAGTACTGAGGGCCCTCCTCTTTCTCTTGGTCAATTTAGCATGGAGAAACTTCATCCTCTCACCCTAGTATCGTATACCCTATCCTGGCCATCTCTCCGTTTATGTTGACCAGGAACCACACCATCACTGTAGATCCTTGGTTGAAGTTTATGAATTGAACCGCATTAGGAGAAGTAGTATATATCATCATACTCCCGTCATAAAGCACACCGTCTCCAGTGTTGTATACTTTCACGTTCTCCATTTTACCTGGTGTGCCGTTTATGTCAACCCAACCGTTGAAGGTCGGTGCAGCGGGAGTTATGAGATTTTGAGAAGAGGAATAGAAAGAGGAAAGGGAGAACGCCACGACGTATAATGGCCCGTTGTAACCCTTGAGGAATGGATAAATGACCACGTAGTTCTCATCACCTTCTTGATTCACCAACTGCTTCACTTGTAACGAAGTAGACAGGACTTGTGCCTCTTTAGAATCATTCACCTGAGCAGATTGTACAGTGAAGTACCCACCTAGGAATGAAAAAACTACTAAACCGATTATAATCGTAGCTGCAATCAAAATCAGTGAAGTGACACTCTCATTCATTATCTATCAATATAACTGGATTATAACTTCTATAAAACCCTTTCTTATGAAAATTCTCAGAAATTTTATTAAGAAGTACATTTTAGTTAGCTAAAGTATTTTTGTTTGGATATTCTTTTCCCTTGGCTAAAATGAAAGAACTTCGATAGTAGCTTGACTATCTTACGAGCTTATAAAAGGATACAAGGGGATTAAGTTTAAATGTTAAAAAAACCTATTTAACTTTAGAGTCGTCGGTTCACTCCTCAAGTCACAGCCGTTTAAGCTGCGAAGACTTGAAGGAGTGACTGGAGCAAGCTCTCTAACAATCCGAGGATTGTATTCAAGAGCTGCTCCACTAACTGTAGTACGAGGCTTAGGCTGCTTGATTCTGCCATATGCTTCGCCTAATTTTTAAAGAGTTAAACATTATAGATAAAAGTTTCTATTAATCCAGTGGTTTTATCTCGTTTTCTATTTTTTGATGAAAAAATCTAGAATCTAATCTGTTTTCCAATTTTTGAATAAATAAATTGCTTATCTCAGTTAGGCCTAAGCGAAAACCTGATGTTTCGCCATGAAGCGTAATACATTAGCCTGGGACAGGAACGTTTGAAGGATACATTAGCTGAATTACTACCAGAGGCTTTTGGAGAGGCGTTAAGATCAGTGAGCAAACTGAGTACTTGATTCATCTACTTCACGTTTCATAACACCTTTTTATCCCCCTCCTTTCCCTAGGGAAAGTAAAGTCTAAAAGATAAAGTGAAAAATTGATCATTTCTACATTTTTATTTAAAAAAAACAATTAGAGCTTTAAAATATTTAAAAAATCTTGAAATTACTTTCCAGAACTTTATTCATTACTTGTTTGCTCATCTTTAAGGTCTGCAAGAATTAACAATACATCCATACCGAAAAACCTTGTCTTCGCTATTGAAGGGGAGTCTGCTGAAAGAACCTTTCCGTCAGAGGTCTCTATCGTTAGCTTCTTAGCGTCTATTCCCTCGGCATTCACACCTTTGTCAGCAAGAAGGCTTGCAAGGTCTATCTTCATGCTCATGTTGTTCACAGTTTTTTAGAAACGTTTCAAGTATAAAAATAACCATGAAAAATCGAACGCTGCTGCCTGAAACTCAAGCCTACACCCTGAAATCAAGTTAACGGGATTTCCAGTTCATCATGGGATTAAATACAAATGAAGAGCAAAAAACGTTAAAACTAAAAGATAACACTGCTTTGACTTAAAAAGATACAGGATGCGGGAAGAGGTAACGACGTTAAAACGACTTCAGCTTTAGCCATAGAACTTGTTATACAAAAGTTTTCTTAAAGTGGTAAAGGATTAAAACAAGGTTGTTCATTATGCAATAGGTTTTTCACACATCCGTGAGCTGTCTCTTCCTGTAGATCACCAGACACAATACGATGCCCAACAACATATAGGCCAAGAATATGGCTATGCTCTCTGGCACGGTCGGGTTATATGTAACCGAGTCACCGGTTGGTGACAACACCCTGACCACATGAGGTGGATAAACCCTTTGTGCTAAGTCTGTAATGGACTGAAGTGCGTAGGTCACAAGGAAGAAGGGCTCCTTATTTAGGTCGCCCATGATGGATTGGACCAGGGGGAAACCTATCAGCAACACGAAGATAGAGATAGTGATTGACACCGTGGGGCTTTTCACCGAGGCACTGAAGAGGGACACGAAGGACACAAGGGAGATTATTCCAACAATCGATATACCTACGATTTCCCACCAAGTGGGTATGATGGAGTGATAGAGTATGAACGTGGAGGCGAAGGACCCTGCTAGGTAAGCTAAAACCACCAAGACAACAGCTAAGATTGAGGACAGGAACTTCACAGCGAATATCTTCTCCCTGTTGAACGGCTGAGTGAGGATGAAGAGCCCCTCCTTTGAGAAGTCCCTTGATACTAAGTCCCCCGCGAACATCGACGCTATCAAAATGAAGAGGATCTCTGAGTAACCCAGATTAGCTTCAGTGAAGAGGAAAGCTGAGGCTGGCTTCGTGACCACGTGAAAGTCAACGAGGAACGTGTTGATGAACGAGATCAGCACGGCTAAGGGAAGCATTATTTGGAACCTTTTCGTCCTTACATAGAAAAGAGTGTTGTAGTAGAAGATGTCTTTAACTCCTGCCACCGAAGACACCTAGCACTCTCACGAAGGCGTTCTCAAGACTCGAGCTACTGTCGTAAAAGCTCCTTACGTCATACGTCTCGACCAGCTTCCTCAGTATCTTCTTCCTGGTCTCCGAGTCGCCGTCGTAGAATATCTCGAAACGTCTGTCCCCGTCCTCCTGTACCCTGGTTACCATTCCGGCCAGCAGCTCCTTGAGGATACCTGGGTTTATTTGGTACTCGAACTCCACCTTTACCGAAGTAGGCCTGAAGATCCTCTCAAGGTTAGTTACGGAACCCTTGTAGATTATCTTCCCCTTGTTCATGATGAAGACGTAATCACACATGTCTATCACCTCTGACAAAATGTGGGAAGAATAGAGAATGGTCTTGTTCTGCTTGATTTCACGTATGACACTCTTTACCTTGTATATCTCAATTGGGTCCAGGCCATCAGTGGGCTCGTCGAGTATGAGGATCTGCGGATCCTGTGCTATCACAGCCGCTAGGAAAGTCCTCCTCTTCTGTCCCTTGGAGAGTTTACCGCACTTCGAGTTAAGGTTTGGTAAATCAAGTCTGGCGTTCAGTGACTCAACGTCAGCCTCTCTCCCCCTGAGCTTCGCTGCGAACTGGATGAACTCCCTCACCGTCATGAAGTCAGGAGGCTCTGGTACGCTCACCAGAGAGCCCATCTCCTTCAAAGCTTCCTCCTTGTTCCTGAATATGTCCTTCCCGTTCATCAATATCCTCCCCGAGTCAGGGTATATCAGGGTAGTAAGTATCCTGAACAAGGTAGTCTTCCCAGCCCCGTTAGGGCCTAGGATAGCGTAACATCCGGGCTTGTCTATTTCAAAGGAGACACTCTCCAAAGCGGTGAATTTACCGAAATTCTTGGAAAGCCCTTCAACTTGTACAGAAGGTGACATAACAAAGTGTAATAAACTTTAGCTATTAAAAATCTTGTCGTATAGGGTTTAAGCTAACTCCTAGATGCCCATGTCTCTCCTCATGAATTCAGGGTCTTCATGTAGTTTCAAGATATCTCAGGTTTAAAATATTTTATCAAGAGCTGTCATGCCTACTCTGTTACGTAGAGGTGTGAGATTCAATCACCTTCTCCTGAAAGCCAGGAACGAGAGGACTGCCATTATAGCTACCCCTACAACGAGCAACGATATAGGTAAGACGTAGCTAGTGGTCTTCTCCTTGGTGCTGGGCGTACGGACTGAGCCGTTCTCTAGCTGTTTCACTAAGCTACTTGGTATAGTTGAATTAGTTGAATTATAGGCTGTGGAGTTCTGAGTCCTTGAGTTTGTCGACGTTGACGTCTGAGTTGAGGTAGGCTTTACATGGTCACTAGGGAAATGCCAGTTCTTCACAGTGCTGAAGATCGTAGCTGAACCGAATGAAGTCGACGCTACTATCAGGAGCTGTAGTATCACCCCGTTAGTCTCATTGACCCAGATAGTCATGTTAGCAGTACCTATGGATTCGCTCTTCACCAAGTTCACCTTGTAAGCCTGAAAGTCCCCCTTTGGAGAGCTGAAGGTACAAGTAGATACAGTGGCTTGACTCCCGTTAACTGTGAAAGTACCGGCCTTGAGTGACGAGAGTTCCTTCTGCGACATCATGGGGAAGCCTGAGCCCAGCCCTATGGAGGTCGAGTAAGAACCGTTGTACATTTCCATCAGGAAGTACTCGGTCAGGTTCATGTTGTTCTTGCTCGCTACTGAATAGATGCTACCATACCCCTGGGTGCGAAAATATACTTCACCGTTAGAATCCCCTGTAACGTACTGAATCACGGTACCGTTGCCCTGCTCCTTTATGATTGAGAGAGCCTCTAAACAGACGGAAGTGTAATAACTTATCGCAGATCCCGCTTGGATTGAGTCTTGGGTGGATGAACCGGCTGAGACTACAGTACTCGATAGCATAAATACCACCACAAATAGGGCAATAAACCCTTTCCTCGGATTCATCTTTCTTCATCACAAGTTTTGGCAACCCACTTATAAATCGTGCTCTTCGGTATGAGAAGTTCCTTTGAGACCTCCCTCACTGACTTACCCTGTTTGACCAAGGAAACCGCTCTGTTCCTTACAGAATCTGGGTACTTGCTGAAAGTAGCGTTCTCGACCCAATACCTATGACAGTCCTTGCAGTAGTATACCCGTTTCCCACTCTTTAATTTCCCGTACTTAATGACGTTAGTGGACCCACAACACCTACATTTCATCTAAACATCAGATAGATTTTCCTGAAACAGGATTATAAAAGATTTTAGTTCAACTGTTATATAGTCAAAAAAGACCTTTAATCCTTTTTAATTAATATAGATTTTTTAACATTTAATTTCTATTATAAGGTAGTAAAGTATCTGTGAAAGAGCTTTTCGTATCCTATAATTTCAGGGTTTCTCTCCTTGTACTAGAGGAAATAGGCTTACCTATTTTCGTGGCAGAGTGTACAGAAGATTTTATATATATATAAAAAAAATCTCCTCTTTTCTTTTCCTTTTCTCCTGTTCTTTGCTTTACTCCAATTCCTATGAGGTAGTGATGGATACTGACTCCCTCCCCGCCCTAAAGGGCGAGGCTTTCAATCTTTTGTAATAACATGAGAGACAGAAGACTTTGGTAGTACATAAAAGGTGTAGATGGACATTGACAGTTAGTATTGCAAATTATATATAGATCTATACATCTTTTTTCCTTGGCTCAATTTACATGGAACCCGTCTAGATTCCTCCACTTAAATCAAGTCCTTCTCGCTGGTTGGTCTTATATCTCTTCCCTGTGATAAAGGTCAGTCTACATTTAGTCCTTTTGTAGGTTATTTGCATACCATAGAAAATCTGTCTAGAGGTTTCTACAGCAAGTAGACTTTTTAAATCATAAATCCGCCTAAAACAGAATGAAGTCAGGAGTTTCTCTGAGTTCAACCTGCGTCCTGATAACTCTTCAAACTTCACGCAAATTATGTTACACCCAACCGAGGAAAGTCACTACGTGCACTACAGCACTAACATAGAGTTCGATTCAGCTTGCGTAGTGGTTTGGCTTTCCTCTACAACGTGTAAGTTCCTTATATAAGATCGTAAATTAATGAAAGTTACCTTCTAGGCTATTATGATAATATAATTTATCAGGGGAACATAAGATTCTTAAACATTTGACCAGGGTGTTCTTACTATTTTGAACGAAATGTCTATTTCCTTACCAAAAAAAGTGAAAAGAGACGGACTTCACCTAGAAAACAACTCAGATCGACCTCTATATAAGCCTTTTGTTTAATAGATTACAAAATAAAGAGATTAAATGAAAGAAATTAGAAAATAAAATACAAAATAGCCTTTTCTTTATATTCCATTATATCCTTTGACGAGAAAAGATTATGACGGAACAGAACAAGCAATAGGTCCAACTGGACGCTGTCTGCATGCCAGTTTTGACAACACAGAAAATTTTCAATATATGGAATTAAAAAAAATCCTTGTTTTTATATTTTACAATAGAGCTAGGTGCAGCCCTATTATTAGGCCCTTCAAAAGATCTAATACTAGAGTCAAGATCTGCTGCAACAGCTGCACCAAACCTCCTAACAGACCTCCTAATAGACCCATAGTTTTTACCTAAATCAAAATCAGCGTTCATTATATATAAACTTTTCGTTTATAATAGAGCTAACCAAAAAAATGAAAATGTACTATAAAGATAAGAAATAGCTAAGAGGGAAAAAAAGGTTTTGCCTTGCTACCCCATCAGACGACCTCCTTATGCGCCCGAGAAGACGGTCAGGAGGGTCTTGATGAGGGTCTCCAGGAGCCCCAATATCAGGTTTAGGAGCTGTTCCAGGAGTTGCAGTACTGGACCTAGGGCTGAAGACTCTGCCATGCTTAACCCTGACCCTCTCTTCTACCTCATGCTAAAAATATGTTTTGTATTAGATTAGCTTAATACTTTCATATCAGTTTTTTGAGATAGAATTATATAGAATTAGTTAGCATGATAAATCACTCGAGTACTTGAAAATCGCTGTCGAGACAGTTTGTATACTACTATATACTATTAAATATAGATAAAAAAGAGATAAATCTTTTTAGTTCATTACATTATAAATAAACAAAATATTTACACTAAGCTTAAATAGTTGCTTTCGATTAAAGACTTGAAACATTATGAGAAAGAAAACTACAAAGTTTCTGAAAGTGATGGAGGTTGTCATTGTTTCCACGGGCCTCATAGCGGGCATCTTCTTGGTTTCCCTCCTTCAAGTCTCTGTGGTCGACGGTAACTTGGAACAAGGAGCTTTCATGTCGTCTTCTCCCCTCCTGACAATGCCGAGCACGGCGAACCTTAGCTACGACTGGGCAGTGGGTGGTTACACGAACGTGATAGGGAAGTCAGATTACGGTGCATTATGGGACAACGGCTTCTCCGCAGTGAAGCTTGGAAACTACACTGTGTCTTACATGGTTAACGTACCAGTGAACGTTTCAGGTTATCTCAACGTGAGCCTACTCAGCCCGTTCTTCAACTTCTTCGTCCCACCACCTACCCCCGTAACGGTGAACTGGATGTGGATACAAGACGGTGTGATATACATGGACAACGGCTCTGTAATGCCTGACATCAACATTTGGTTCGTCCCCAACGCTCCCATTTATGACGGTGTGATCTACTTAATTTATGGAGGAATGGAACTGAGCCATAATGGTCCATATAACGAGACAGTGTTTTACAGCAACGGACAGTGGGTCATAGAAATAAACGGACATAAGATAGCTACGGTAGGAGATAAAGGCGTGCAAATGAAGATACACGGAGAGGAACTGATAGCAACTGACGTCTTCGGAATAACGTGGCCTTACTCTCTCGTCAGTGGCTTCTCAGTGAAGATAGACAGTTTCTCCACTGAAACCAACGATGTGCTCCCATCAGCAGGTGTGGAAGTGCACAGCGCCTCCGCCTCTCAATTTACAAACGATAACCCCGACTTCGTTGCGACCTTCAAGTTCTACGTGAATAATGACTTAGAACACTTATACTACGCTAATTCGTCAAGCTTATCAGCTGACTACGGTTACATGGCAGGAGCTAGCGCACCACCTCAAACAGTTTACGGCAGCTCTCTCGGGTACATTAACCTCATCGGAACGAAGGCAGGGATCTCCAGTGTATCGTCTAACGCCTTAGCTTATCTGACCCAGATGCCCGGCACAGAATTCTGAGGGACGTTCATGAAAAGCTTAGCAGAGAAGTTAAAGGAGAAGGGCTACAACGCTGAAGAGATCAAGGTAAGGAAAGTACAGATAGACAGAGAAGATGAAACGTTCGAGATGAAACCTCTTTACTCTTTAGAAATAGAAATACAAGGAAGGAAGGTGTTGGCCCTAGTAGGGAGACTAAAAAAGCATTGAATGAACTTGTTGTGCGACCTCACGGTCAGGACAAGCTCGACTAAAGTACTCTTCTTTTTCACAGAGAGTAGTTATAATCAAGGAATCGGGGAGCTACTTTAAAATTATTTATTATAAGTCACTATTCTTTAAAAAGTTTTAAAGATGATAGACTGCCTTTAATTTTAGCTATTTCAGTGTTTAATATAAGTCCAAGACTTGTCTTGAGTATTTTTTATTAAAAGTTTTCAATAGTTAGTACCACAGCATAGAAGGAAAACGTTAAGTCAATAGGGAAAGTTTTATATGTTAATAATAAAATATTAGAAAAGGGGAGAAATTATGAATAAATGGTTGATAATTTTAATAATAGGAATAATAATCCTTGTAATAGGAGTAGGGCTCGTATTCTACGGTTCTAGTACACTAGCTGGACAGATAGTCTCGGCTGAGAATCACCTCAAAAGTGAGAGTTATATGACCCTACCCCCCACGAGTAAGATCACAATCCCGGTGGCTCGTGGTGAAATTAAGCAACTTCTCTATGAATCGAGTGAACCAGTGAGCGTTAACACGACTGTAGTTAACGATAACGGAATATACATCGGGGAACTGGTTGGAACCACATCTAGCACGACTTACACCATCGTTAACAACAACACTGTTCCGGTAAGCCTAAGGTATGATACTATTACAATAAGTGGTGCCCCTGTTGACGCTGCAGCTGCTGGCGTCCTCCTAGCAATCGTGGGAGTTATCGTAGCCATAGTTGGGGGTATAGTAAGCCTAGTAAGGTTCCTGAGGAACAGAAGCAGACCGATGGGCTGAAACCTCAGCAATTTACACTTCATCGGACTTTAAAGAGCAAGGATACTTCCTCTTAGAGCCTAGCTTTAAGGTCTCTCAAGTCCCGTTTAGACCTGAAATAAATCTTGTCTTTTAAGGTCTGACGAAATATAGTGTGAAACCAGAAGTTAAAACCTCATGTTTTTTAATCCTCTTCTGGATTTACCCCTTAGTTGCTCATTCACAAGATATCATCGCTGTCTAGAGATTAATAGCTCTCTTCATGGTAGCGTCGTAAGGCACGGAGAGGAAATCCATTAAGATCTCCTGCCTATTGACGACTTGTAGCGAACACCCAGTTTTTCTATATATCAGACAATTCACGTCTCCTTTATGAATTCAGTTTATTTATCGAAATCAAATGAATTTAATTGAGAATTCTTGTACGAACTGGGTTAGTGTTACGAAATGATTTTTATCCATTTTACAGGGGAGGAGACTTTAGAATCTAAACCTTGTCTTTTAAAATCTGACGAAGTGTAAGCATGAACCCTAACGGATAAAAACATTTAGACAGCAGGAATTCCGTAAACTACTAACCTTTATTTGATCTACTACAAATTACAAAAGATTGAAAGCCTTGTCCTTCCAGGGGATGGAAATTTAAATAGTTCTTTTCTTTTTAAATTTCCTTAATGGCTGGGAGGGTTAAAGCGATCAGAGCTACTGTTTCTATGAAGATCGCTCTCTCTGAACCCCTCCTAGCCCTCGTGAACGACTACGTGAAAGCAATACGTTTTTCGTTATTTTGGTTGAAGGAAAATGTCCCGAACCCAGAAGAGAAGGGAGTGTTAGGAAAAGTCCACGAGGAGTTATACACGAAGTTAAGAGAGGAATACGACCTACCATCAAAGGTTGCTGAGGACTGTTATAGGGATGCTCTCGCGATATACAAGGGTTGGTACAACAACCCGAGAAGAGGACGTTCCCGAGAGTGTACAAACCTACAGTGTGGCTACCCTAGAGCGAGCTATAGCGTGGACTTCGATAACATGACTGTTAGGATAGCGAGTGTTGGTGAAAACTACCACTGGGTTATCCCAGGAACCTCAAGGACTACATGAGTTGGAGGATGAAGAAGCACGTCTAATAGTTAAAGGAGACAATGCTTTCCTCAAGGTCGTTTTTGACAAACCGTTGGAGAGAGATGAACCAAGGGAAAGTGTTGCTGTTGATGTTAACATGGGTGAGGTAGTAGTCGGAAGAGATGACACTCACTACGTTAGGATCCCAACTAGGCTTGAAGTTCATCACTGCAAGTCTTTAGCTGAGAGGTTACAGAAGTATTACCCAAAGAGGTGGAGGGAGAATAAGAGGATCCTCCACAGGACTCACTCCTTCCACCTAAAGGCTGAGAGAATGGAGGATGCTAGGAAAGTGGGGAAGTGGGTAGTTGAAATAGCAAGGATGATGGGTGCCAACGTCATAAAGTTAGAGAGTCTCAGGAACCTCATCAAGAACGTGGATAAATTATCTAAGGAGTTTAGGGATAAGTTATATCTAATGCAGTACCGTCGTGTTCAGTACTGGATAGTGTGGCAAGCTAAGGAGCGTGGCGGTCGTAGAATTCGTGAACCCCAGTTACTCTTCCGTTTCATGCCCTAAAAGTAGGAAAAGGATGGAGGAGATCTCTCATAGGTATTTTTCCGCTTTCCGTCTTGCGGTTACGAGAACGACCGTGACGTTATTGCGATCATGAACCTCAACAGGAGGGGTTCTCTGACCCTCTCGACTGCCCCTCAAATGAGATATGTAAACACGAACCGATGAGGGGAACCCTCGCCGTGGCGGGGAGGAAGTCAGACTGACAAAAATCCCTTTGTATTAAAAGTAGGTTTTACATCAACTTTGATAAAAATTGAAGCATTCCACAAAACATCTAGGAAAGTTAAAAAGAGGTGAGGGAGAGGAAAAGAGCCTTCAAAGGGGAAGTTGCAGAGACAGCTAAATCCTTTGTCATTGCTGTTTAATCTCCCCCTTTCTCTCGGGTACCTTGTCTTCCTCAGCTATCACCACCTTGCCTCTCATGGCCGACACTATAGCAGCTACGAACGACATGGCCGCGCCAACGTAGAACGCTACCCGCAAAGCCTGCATGAACGCTGGTGCTATCGCATCAGGGAACCAATCCCTCGCCTCTATAGTTGAGAGTACGCTGTGAGGTATTGTAGAGACTACAGAAGGTGGTAACGTGGAGATTATCTCCCTCACTGGGTTGTATCCAAGGAAGGCGGAGAACAAGGCCCCGGTCACGGGGATGTGGTACGCCACAGGCGCAAGCTGCGGTGCCCCAGCGTCAGTGAGTGACGCAGCTAACGTGTGAGGCAAAACCCCAGAGAGGGTGATGATCACTATGGTGAAGAACATTGCTATACTGGCAGTCTGTCCGGTGTTCTGAAGCGTTGCCCTCATCCCCGACGCTGAGCCCCTAACTTCCTTGGGGACGCTATTCATGATTGAGGCAGTGTTGGGGGAAGCGAACATCCCGTTTCCTATACCCATGAAGAAAATTATGGCTGCAAACTCTGGATAGCTGAAGTCGTAGGATAGGGTGGAGAGAGCAAGGAAACCTGAGCCCACTATCACCATGCCCAGCGTCGAGAGGAGCCTTGCCCCGTACCTGTCGGAGAGCCACCCGCTTATCGGACCCATGGACACG
This genomic interval carries:
- a CDS encoding ABC transporter ATP-binding protein → MSPSVQVEGLSKNFGKFTALESVSFEIDKPGCYAILGPNGAGKTTLFRILTTLIYPDSGRILMNGKDIFRNKEEALKEMGSLVSVPEPPDFMTVREFIQFAAKLRGREADVESLNARLDLPNLNSKCGKLSKGQKRRTFLAAVIAQDPQILILDEPTDGLDPIEIYKVKSVIREIKQNKTILYSSHILSEVIDMCDYVFIMNKGKIIYKGSVTNLERIFRPTSVKVEFEYQINPGILKELLAGMVTRVQEDGDRRFEIFYDGDSETRKKILRKLVETYDVRSFYDSSSSLENAFVRVLGVFGGRS
- a CDS encoding ABC transporter permease, whose translation is MAGVKDIFYYNTLFYVRTKRFQIMLPLAVLISFINTFLVDFHVVTKPASAFLFTEANLGYSEILFILIASMFAGDLVSRDFSKEGLFILTQPFNREKIFAVKFLSSILAVVLVVLAYLAGSFASTFILYHSIIPTWWEIVGISIVGIISLVSFVSLFSASVKSPTVSITISIFVLLIGFPLVQSIMGDLNKEPFFLVTYALQSITDLAQRVYPPHVVRVLSPTGDSVTYNPTVPESIAIFLAYMLLGIVLCLVIYRKRQLTDV
- a CDS encoding IS1/IS1595 family N-terminal zinc-binding domain-containing protein, translating into MKCRCCGSTNVIKYGKLKSGKRVYYCKDCHRYWVENATFSKYPDSVRNRAVSLVKQGKSVREVSKELLIPKSTIYKWVAKTCDEER